The following are encoded in a window of Pygocentrus nattereri isolate fPygNat1 chromosome 5, fPygNat1.pri, whole genome shotgun sequence genomic DNA:
- the LOC119263460 gene encoding uncharacterized protein LOC119263460 isoform X1: MDSEGDSGNKFHKLLQEAQRLAAELNPKLAKKRRSAKPVSGVVSWRQRDNSGQIIPKFPPKTYNSTTRKRSSSEVAEPVFQQPEPTPYDSAQELNALQDILRDIPPQEKGTVPLSWAERQAQSSEKWNASRSAMVKNIFLAEHTDTYICDICLQNTSVVRCRDCLPRQFLCSSCDTQIHQHILHNREAMFEGFYQPLAPNMIIQLQNDGSHQIKHEVRLLPVRLPQQCTCSPSQLKLTCGKEVILVGINGRYQLNLPTLSCSQCMKSWTTGLDELVQCGYWPATINHQTIFHVDLFQSFQDLKQLAPGLSRQAFIGMLDERTKYFGRTGKICGDTFQRSFLEWCYAQHEVDKLLEVEPFRCTACSPQMHAVSVDGNRKLYRFKNASGSATKGLFDGTFLARDEEVSSFVAQIQQATKHVNTPGKGMCGSSQWTAAKEHSGKSASKIDEEGLEIAVCRHGVLLRALNMFRGEIYAYPLYLQKELSPSNVSFFCSDVACKYYPYLEKVSNKCSELQGLLEMHPLLSVMHAKAHSWTCELKWGGRNQEGAGNTIGEEVEQVNSFLSRAAISTKYMSKGGRTDMLTVLAMGWNKKKMSNMDKILAQRYAKAVQRVADDKLKLEELKAELRIDDAVIQQWVTEVQHWPEANSSLEGEASREVILKKKIEGLYLSVMQRKHRLYRQTDSNKRRHKMRQKIAEEKAALSSAIEELREQTDIILPAVDELLLTENFVWSWTYLGPTDLRTKKAIFDQVMVIRRMQEEEQIVVQEMRRHLNSLIGVAGSLKTLLLDQSNGAHCGYHSMLRRRLSVVNAQVHHTKASFSLALHGEMTSQDMLSEDREEQVSDVEDTSDDDNDIDSS, translated from the exons ATGGACTCTGAAGGAGACTCTGGTAATAAATTCCACAAGCTTCTTCAGGAAGCACAGAGACTTGCAGCAGAGCTCAATCCAAAATTG GCAAAGAAAAGAAGGTCGGCAAAACCCGTATCTGGTGTTGTTAGTTGGAGACAGAGGGATAATTCAGGACAAATTATTCCAAAATTTCCCCCAAAGACTTATAACTCGACTACAC GTAAAAGGAGCAGTTCTGAAGTGGCTGAACCAGTATTTCAGCAGCCTGAGCCAACACCTTATG ATAGTGCTCAAGAACTTAATGCACTGCAAGACATTCTCAGGGACATTCCTCCACAAGAGAAGGGCACTGTGCCACTAAGCTGGGCTGAACGGCAAGCTCAAAGCTCAGAGAAGTGGAATGCTTCTAGATCAGCCATggttaaaaacatatttctcgCAGAGCACACAGACACCTATATCTGTGACATCTGCCTGCAAAACACATCTGTTGTGAGGTGCAGAGATTGTTTGCCAAGACAGTTCCTGTGCAGTTCCTGCGATACACAGATACATCAGCACATCCTCCATAACCGAGAAGCCATGTTTGAGGGATTCTATCAACCCTTAGCCCCAAACATGATCATTCAACTTCAAAATGATGGGTCACACCAGATAAAGCATGAAG tTCGACTGTTGCCGGTTCGTCTACCTCAACAGTGTACCTGTTCTCCCAGTCAGCTAAAGCTGACCTGTGGCAAAGAGGTCATCCTTGTTGGAATTAATG GACGGTACCAACTAAATTTGCCAACATTGAGCTGTTCTCAGTGCATGAAAAGCTGGACCACTGGACTTGATGAACTAGTACAATGTGGATATTGGCCTGCTACCATCAACCACCAGACCATCTTCCATGTAGACCTGTTCCAGTCTTTCCAggatctgaagcagctggctCCTGGGCTTTCTCGTCAAGCATTTATTGGAATGCTTGATGAAAGAACAAAGTATTTTGGCAGA ACCGGAAAAATATGTGGTGACACATTCCAGCGGTCATTTCTGGAGTGGTGCTACGCGCAGCATGAGGTGGACAAACTGTTGGAAGTTGAGCCCTTCCGGTGTACAGCATGTTCACCACAAATGCATGCTGTATCAGTGGATGGAAATAGAAAATTATACCGATTTAAGAATGCATCAGG AAGTGCCACAAAGGGACTTTTTGATGGCACCTTCCTGGCCAGAGATGAGGAGGTGTCAAGTTTTGTTGCTCAAATCCAGCAGGCAACcaaacatgtaaat acTCCTGGGAAAGGAATGTGCGGATCATCACAATGGACAGCTGCAAAAGAGCATTCTGGGAAATCTGCCTCAAAAATTGATGAGGAGGGGCTGGAAATCGCTGTGTGCCGGCATGGGGTGCTTTTGAGAGCACTGAATATGTTCAGAGGGGAGATTTATGCTTACCCTCTGTATCTGCAGAAGGAACTGTCCCCCtcaaatgtttcctttttctgttcAGATGTGGCATGCAAGTATTATCCGTATTTGGAAAAGGTCTCCAATAAGTGCTCTGAACTGCAGGGACTATTGGAGATGCATCCACTTCTTTCAGTGATGCATGCCAAAGCACACTCCTGGACATGTGAG TTGAAATGGGGTGGACGCAATCAAGAAGGCGCTGGCAATACCATTGGTGAGGAAGTGGAGCAG GTAAATAGCTTCCTGTCCAGGGCTGCTATCTCCACAAAATACATGTCTAAAGGTG GAAGAACAGACATGCTCACAGTTCTGGCAATGGGgtggaacaaaaagaaaatgagtaaCATGGACAAAATATTGGCCCAAAGATATGCTAAG GCCGTCCAGAGAGTGGCAGATGATAAGCTTAAGCTGGAGGAGCTCAAAGCTGAGTTAAGGATTGATGATGCTGTTATCCAACAGTGGGTCACTGAGGTGCAACACTGGCCTGAAG CAAATTCTAGTTTGGAGGGTGAAGCCTCAAGGGAGGTCATTCTGAAGAAGAAAATTGAAGGACTGTACCTTAGTGTCATGCAGAGGAAACATCGCCTTTACCGTCAGACAG ACAGCAACAAGAGACGACATAAGATGCGCCAGAAAATTGCAGAGGAAAAGGCAGCTTTATCTTCTGCTATTGAAGAGCTACGTGAACAGACGGACATCATTCTGCCTGCTGTTGATGAGCTTCTCTTGACTGAAAATTTTGTGTGGTCCTGGACTTATCTTGGACCCA CTGATCTCAGAACAAAGAAGGCCATCTTTGACCAGGTGATGGTGATCAGGAGAATGCAAGAGGAGGAGCAAATTGTAGTTCAGGAGATGAGGAGGCACTTGAACTCCCTCATAGGTGTTGCTGGGAGTCTAAAAACCTTACTGCTGGACCAAA GCAATGGCGCACACTGTGGATATCACAGCATGTTGAGGAGGAGATTGAGTGTTGTGAATGCCCAAGTACATCACACAAAAGCATCATTCAGCTTGGCTCTTCATGGAGAAATGACATCCCAAGATATGCTGTCTGAGGACAGGGAGGAACAAGTGTCAGATGTGGAGGACACATCTGATGATGACAATGACATTGATTCTTCATAA
- the LOC119263460 gene encoding uncharacterized protein LOC119263460 isoform X2, translating to MDSEGDSGNKFHKLLQEAQRLAAELNPKLAKKRRSAKPVSGVVSWRQRDNSGQIIPKFPPKTYNSTTRKRSSSEVAEPVFQQPEPTPYDSAQELNALQDILRDIPPQEKGTVPLSWAERQAQSSEKWNASRSAMVKNIFLAEHTDTYICDICLQNTSVVRCRDCLPRQFLCSSCDTQIHQHILHNREAMFEGFYQPLAPNMIIQLQNDGSHQIKHEVRLLPVRLPQQCTCSPSQLKLTCGKEVILVGINGRYQLNLPTLSCSQCMKSWTTGLDELVQCGYWPATINHQTIFHVDLFQSFQDLKQLAPGLSRQAFIGMLDERTKYFGRTGKICGDTFQRSFLEWCYAQHEVDKLLEVEPFRCTACSPQMHAVSVDGNRKLYRFKNASGSATKGLFDGTFLARDEEVSSFVAQIQQATKHTPGKGMCGSSQWTAAKEHSGKSASKIDEEGLEIAVCRHGVLLRALNMFRGEIYAYPLYLQKELSPSNVSFFCSDVACKYYPYLEKVSNKCSELQGLLEMHPLLSVMHAKAHSWTCELKWGGRNQEGAGNTIGEEVEQVNSFLSRAAISTKYMSKGGRTDMLTVLAMGWNKKKMSNMDKILAQRYAKAVQRVADDKLKLEELKAELRIDDAVIQQWVTEVQHWPEANSSLEGEASREVILKKKIEGLYLSVMQRKHRLYRQTDSNKRRHKMRQKIAEEKAALSSAIEELREQTDIILPAVDELLLTENFVWSWTYLGPTDLRTKKAIFDQVMVIRRMQEEEQIVVQEMRRHLNSLIGVAGSLKTLLLDQSNGAHCGYHSMLRRRLSVVNAQVHHTKASFSLALHGEMTSQDMLSEDREEQVSDVEDTSDDDNDIDSS from the exons ATGGACTCTGAAGGAGACTCTGGTAATAAATTCCACAAGCTTCTTCAGGAAGCACAGAGACTTGCAGCAGAGCTCAATCCAAAATTG GCAAAGAAAAGAAGGTCGGCAAAACCCGTATCTGGTGTTGTTAGTTGGAGACAGAGGGATAATTCAGGACAAATTATTCCAAAATTTCCCCCAAAGACTTATAACTCGACTACAC GTAAAAGGAGCAGTTCTGAAGTGGCTGAACCAGTATTTCAGCAGCCTGAGCCAACACCTTATG ATAGTGCTCAAGAACTTAATGCACTGCAAGACATTCTCAGGGACATTCCTCCACAAGAGAAGGGCACTGTGCCACTAAGCTGGGCTGAACGGCAAGCTCAAAGCTCAGAGAAGTGGAATGCTTCTAGATCAGCCATggttaaaaacatatttctcgCAGAGCACACAGACACCTATATCTGTGACATCTGCCTGCAAAACACATCTGTTGTGAGGTGCAGAGATTGTTTGCCAAGACAGTTCCTGTGCAGTTCCTGCGATACACAGATACATCAGCACATCCTCCATAACCGAGAAGCCATGTTTGAGGGATTCTATCAACCCTTAGCCCCAAACATGATCATTCAACTTCAAAATGATGGGTCACACCAGATAAAGCATGAAG tTCGACTGTTGCCGGTTCGTCTACCTCAACAGTGTACCTGTTCTCCCAGTCAGCTAAAGCTGACCTGTGGCAAAGAGGTCATCCTTGTTGGAATTAATG GACGGTACCAACTAAATTTGCCAACATTGAGCTGTTCTCAGTGCATGAAAAGCTGGACCACTGGACTTGATGAACTAGTACAATGTGGATATTGGCCTGCTACCATCAACCACCAGACCATCTTCCATGTAGACCTGTTCCAGTCTTTCCAggatctgaagcagctggctCCTGGGCTTTCTCGTCAAGCATTTATTGGAATGCTTGATGAAAGAACAAAGTATTTTGGCAGA ACCGGAAAAATATGTGGTGACACATTCCAGCGGTCATTTCTGGAGTGGTGCTACGCGCAGCATGAGGTGGACAAACTGTTGGAAGTTGAGCCCTTCCGGTGTACAGCATGTTCACCACAAATGCATGCTGTATCAGTGGATGGAAATAGAAAATTATACCGATTTAAGAATGCATCAGG AAGTGCCACAAAGGGACTTTTTGATGGCACCTTCCTGGCCAGAGATGAGGAGGTGTCAAGTTTTGTTGCTCAAATCCAGCAGGCAACcaaacat acTCCTGGGAAAGGAATGTGCGGATCATCACAATGGACAGCTGCAAAAGAGCATTCTGGGAAATCTGCCTCAAAAATTGATGAGGAGGGGCTGGAAATCGCTGTGTGCCGGCATGGGGTGCTTTTGAGAGCACTGAATATGTTCAGAGGGGAGATTTATGCTTACCCTCTGTATCTGCAGAAGGAACTGTCCCCCtcaaatgtttcctttttctgttcAGATGTGGCATGCAAGTATTATCCGTATTTGGAAAAGGTCTCCAATAAGTGCTCTGAACTGCAGGGACTATTGGAGATGCATCCACTTCTTTCAGTGATGCATGCCAAAGCACACTCCTGGACATGTGAG TTGAAATGGGGTGGACGCAATCAAGAAGGCGCTGGCAATACCATTGGTGAGGAAGTGGAGCAG GTAAATAGCTTCCTGTCCAGGGCTGCTATCTCCACAAAATACATGTCTAAAGGTG GAAGAACAGACATGCTCACAGTTCTGGCAATGGGgtggaacaaaaagaaaatgagtaaCATGGACAAAATATTGGCCCAAAGATATGCTAAG GCCGTCCAGAGAGTGGCAGATGATAAGCTTAAGCTGGAGGAGCTCAAAGCTGAGTTAAGGATTGATGATGCTGTTATCCAACAGTGGGTCACTGAGGTGCAACACTGGCCTGAAG CAAATTCTAGTTTGGAGGGTGAAGCCTCAAGGGAGGTCATTCTGAAGAAGAAAATTGAAGGACTGTACCTTAGTGTCATGCAGAGGAAACATCGCCTTTACCGTCAGACAG ACAGCAACAAGAGACGACATAAGATGCGCCAGAAAATTGCAGAGGAAAAGGCAGCTTTATCTTCTGCTATTGAAGAGCTACGTGAACAGACGGACATCATTCTGCCTGCTGTTGATGAGCTTCTCTTGACTGAAAATTTTGTGTGGTCCTGGACTTATCTTGGACCCA CTGATCTCAGAACAAAGAAGGCCATCTTTGACCAGGTGATGGTGATCAGGAGAATGCAAGAGGAGGAGCAAATTGTAGTTCAGGAGATGAGGAGGCACTTGAACTCCCTCATAGGTGTTGCTGGGAGTCTAAAAACCTTACTGCTGGACCAAA GCAATGGCGCACACTGTGGATATCACAGCATGTTGAGGAGGAGATTGAGTGTTGTGAATGCCCAAGTACATCACACAAAAGCATCATTCAGCTTGGCTCTTCATGGAGAAATGACATCCCAAGATATGCTGTCTGAGGACAGGGAGGAACAAGTGTCAGATGTGGAGGACACATCTGATGATGACAATGACATTGATTCTTCATAA